The stretch of DNA GTATCGGCTCGCCGCGCTTCAGCGGATCGCCGAAGCGATGTGGCAGGATATCGACCTGCTCGCGCTGCCGACCACGCCGACGATCTACCGGATCGCCGAGATGCGCGCGGCGCCGATCGCGCTCAACAGCAACCTCGGGCTCTATACCAATTTCGTCAACCTGCTCGACATGGCCGCGCTCGCCCTTCCTGCCGGCTGGCGCGAAAACGGGACCGGTTTCGGCATCACGCTGATCGCGCCCGCCTGGACCGATCAGGGACTGCTCGACGTCGGCGAGGCCTATCTCGCCGCCGCCGCGCTTCCCCCACCCCCGCCACTCAACATCGAGGATAGTATGGAAACCGTGAAACTCGCCGTCGTCGGCGCGCATCTCGAAGGCATGCCGCTCCACTGGCAGCTTACCTCCCGTGAAGCGCGGCTGGTCAGTACCACAACCACCGCGTCGACCTATCGGCTATACGCGATGGCCAACTCCACACCGCCCAAGCCTGCGCTGATCTATGTCGGCGACGAGGACGGTGCCGCGATCGCGGTGGAAGTGTACGAGCTCGACGTTGCCGCCTTCGGCAGCTTCGTCGTCGAGGTCCCAGCGCCGCTTGCGATCGGCTCGGTGACGCTCGCCGACGGATCGGTCGTCAAGGGCTTCGTCGCCGAGCCGCGCGCGATCGTCGGCGCCGAGGACATCACCGCGCTGGGCGGCTGGCGCGCCTATATCGCCACGCTCTCCCGTCCAAGCGGCTCATGACCGCAGCGAACGCATCCCATGCGGCAACCCTGGCCGAGCTTCAGCGCGCCAAGGTCACGGCCGAAGCCGCCAACGAGGCGAAGACCCGCTACCTCGTCGCGGTCAGCCATGAGATCCGTTCGCCCCTCAACGTCATCTACGGCTACGCGCAGTTGCTGGAGCGCGACGACACGCTGTCGGGCGCGGAAGTCGGGACGATCATCCGTCGCTCCGCCGAACACGTCACCAATCTCGTCGAAGGACTGCTCGAAATCTCGCGGATCGAGAGCGGCGTCCTGACGATCCGCTCGGACCTGATCGACATCCGCCCGCTGTTCGACCACATCGTCGACATGTTCCGGATGCAGGCCGCCGCCAAGGGCTTGGCGCTGACGCTCGAAATCGACGACCGGCTGCCCGCGCAGGTGAAGACGGACGAAAAGCGCCTGCGCCAGATCCTCATCAACCTCGTCTCCAACGCGATCAAATACACGCAGTCGGGCAGCGTCGCCGTCAAGGTCGGCTACCGCAGCCAGGTCGCCGATATCGAGGTCCGCGACACCGGCATCGGCATCGCCGCGGGCGACCTCGAGCGCGTGTTCGAACCGTTCGAGCGCGGCAACTCCGCGGAGGCGCAAAGTCAGCCCGGCATCGGCCTGGGCCTCGCCATCACACGCGTGCTTGCCAGCGTACTGGGCGGCGACATCGCCGTGGAAAGCACGCCGGGAGTCGGAAGCAGTTTCCGCTTCCGCATCATGCTGCCCGCCCCGATGGTCGCATCGCGCGCGCCCGTGCAGGGGGCAAGGATCACCGGCTATGCGGGGCCCCTGCGGACCGTGCTCGTGATCGACGATGATCCCGCACAACGTGCCATCCTCCAGGCGCTGCTCGCCGCGCTGGGCTTCGTCGTGCATACCGCCGCGAATGGAACGGACGGGCTCCTGCTGGCCGAACGCATCCCCGCCGATATCGTGCTGCTCGACATCCAGATGCCGGGAATGAACGGATGGGAGGTCGCGGCCCGGCTGCGAGCGACGCATGGCGCAGCGCTGCGGATCGTGATGGTGTCCGCCGACGTGCATGAACTCCACATCGGGGGCGAGAGCCGCGGCAACCATAATGCGTTCGTGACGAAGCCGGTCGAACTCGACGCGCTGATCACGCTGATCGGCACGCAGCTCGACTTGCGCTGGGACGAGGCAGCGGTCCCCGACATACCCGAGACGCCCGCGGAATCCGCCCCCCTACCCGCGGCGGCCTTGCCCTTCCTCGATCGCCTGCGGGACCTCGCGAAGATCGGTCACCTCCGCGGGTTGGAAAACGCACTCGATATGTTCGAGCAGACGATACCGACCGCCGCCCCCTTGATCGCGGTGCTCCGGCGCCAGTCGAGCGACCTCGATCTCGCCTCACTCCAAAAGACGCTCGACGATGCAGCGCGTTGATCCCGCAGACGCGGCACGGCCGGTCATCCTGATCGTCGACGACACGCCCGAGGCGTTGCGGTTCCTGACCACGACCATCGAAAGCGCTGGGATGACCGTCCTGATCGCGATCGACGGGCTCGCCGCGCTCGCGCTGTTGAAGAACATCACGCCCGACCTGATCCTGATGGACGCGGTGATGCCCAATCTTGACGGGTTCGAAACCACTCTGCGGATCAAGGCCATTCCGGCGTTCCAGCATCTGCCGATCATCTTCATGACCGGGCTGACCGAGACCGAGCATGTCGTCCGCGGGCTCAATGCTGGCGGGATCGACTTCGTCAGCAAGCCGATCGTGATCGAGGAGCTTCTCGCGCGCATCCGGGTTCACCTGGCAACGGCGCGCGTCGCGCACGGCAGTCAGCTCGCGCTCGACATGAGCGGCCGGCCCGCGCTGGCTGTCGACGGGAGCGGCGAACCCCAATGGCTGACCCCGGCCGCTAGCGCGATGCTGGAACGGCTGTTTCCCGGCTGGTCCTGCGCGTCCGGCGGGCTGCCCGAGCCCTTCCTCGCGGCGCTCAGCGTGTTG from Sphingomonas faeni encodes:
- a CDS encoding response regulator transcription factor, producing the protein MQRVDPADAARPVILIVDDTPEALRFLTTTIESAGMTVLIAIDGLAALALLKNITPDLILMDAVMPNLDGFETTLRIKAIPAFQHLPIIFMTGLTETEHVVRGLNAGGIDFVSKPIVIEELLARIRVHLATARVAHGSQLALDMSGRPALAVDGSGEPQWLTPAASAMLERLFPGWSCASGGLPEPFLAALSVLQARPPMPGAFITVDAGDRTLEAGLLRNTAADQWVFRLTERHEGEEQAMLAAQHGLTSREAEVLLWISRGKQNREVSEILEISPRTVNKHLEQIFEKMGVENRASATAIAVTTLTR
- a CDS encoding hybrid sensor histidine kinase/response regulator, which translates into the protein MTAANASHAATLAELQRAKVTAEAANEAKTRYLVAVSHEIRSPLNVIYGYAQLLERDDTLSGAEVGTIIRRSAEHVTNLVEGLLEISRIESGVLTIRSDLIDIRPLFDHIVDMFRMQAAAKGLALTLEIDDRLPAQVKTDEKRLRQILINLVSNAIKYTQSGSVAVKVGYRSQVADIEVRDTGIGIAAGDLERVFEPFERGNSAEAQSQPGIGLGLAITRVLASVLGGDIAVESTPGVGSSFRFRIMLPAPMVASRAPVQGARITGYAGPLRTVLVIDDDPAQRAILQALLAALGFVVHTAANGTDGLLLAERIPADIVLLDIQMPGMNGWEVAARLRATHGAALRIVMVSADVHELHIGGESRGNHNAFVTKPVELDALITLIGTQLDLRWDEAAVPDIPETPAESAPLPAAALPFLDRLRDLAKIGHLRGLENALDMFEQTIPTAAPLIAVLRRQSSDLDLASLQKTLDDAAR